A single window of Gavia stellata isolate bGavSte3 chromosome 16, bGavSte3.hap2, whole genome shotgun sequence DNA harbors:
- the UBLCP1 gene encoding ubiquitin-like domain-containing CTD phosphatase 1, whose amino-acid sequence MSLSLIIKWGGQEYTITSLSEEDTVLDLKQSLKGLTGVLPERQKLLGLKMKGKPADDDVKLGALKLKPNTKIMMMGTREESLEDVLGPPPDNDDVVNDFDIEEEVVEVENREENLLKISRRVKEYKVEILNPPREGKKLLVLDVDYTLFDHRSCAETGVELMRPYLHEFLTSAYEDYDIVIWSATNMKWIEAKMKELGVSTNANYKITFMLDSAAMITVHTPRRGLIDVKPLGVIWGKFSEYYSKKNTIMFDDIGRNFLMNPQNGLKIRPFMKAHLNRDKDKELLKLTQYLKEIAKLDDFLELNHKHWERYLSKKQGQ is encoded by the exons atgtctctctctctcataaTAAAATGGGGTGGACAGGAGTATACGATAACCTCGCTATCAGAAGAAGACACAGTGTTGGATCTGAAGCAGTCTCTTAAAGGTCTTACTGGAGTGTTACCAGAGCGTCAAAAATTACTTGGACTTAAAATGAAGG GCAAACCTGCAGATGATGATGTTAAGCTTGGAGCTCTCAAGTTGAAACCAAATACTAAAATCATGATGATGGGCACTCGTGAAGAGAGTTTG GAAGATGTCCTTGGGCCACCTCCTGATAATGATGATGTTGTCAATGACTTTGATATTGAAGAGGAAGTTGTGGAAGTAGAAAATAG GGAAGAAAATCTACTAAAAATTTCCCGCAGAGTTAAAGAATACAAAGTGGAAATTCTGAATCCTcctagagaaggaaaaaagctgctgGTGCTAGATGTTGATTATACACTATTTG ACCACAGATCATGTGCTGAAACTGGGGTAGAACTGATGAGGCCATACCTTCATGAATTCCTGACATCTGCATATGAGGATTATGATATTGTAATTTGGT ctgctaCTAATATGAAGTGGATtgaagcaaaaatgaaa GAGCTTGGAGTGAGTACCAATGCAAACTACAAGATAACTTTCATGTTGGACAGTGCTGCCATGATAACAGTGCACACTCCTAGAAGAGGACTAATAGAT GTGAAGCCTCTTGGTGTTATCTGGGgaaaattttcagaatattacagcaaaaaaaatactattatgTTTGATGATATTGGCCGAAACTTCCTAATGAATCCACAAAACGGACTCAAG ATAAGGCCTTTTATGAAAGCACATTTAAATCGGGATAAAGACAAGGAGCTTCTAAAGCTCACTCAATACCTCAAAGAAATAGCGAAATTAGATGACTTTTTGGAGCTGAATCACAAACATTGGGAAAG gtATCTTTCAAAGAAGCAAGGACAATAA
- the LOC104263496 gene encoding serine protease inhibitor Kazal-type 6, with protein MKVTGALVLLSLLLLSFFSDVAGQDIEEICREFVNRNVYCTRESNPHCGTDGVTYGNKCAFCKAVLRSGGKIRLKHVGKC; from the exons ATGAAGGTAACAGGTGCCTTAGTGCttctcagcctgctgctgctctctttcTTCTCCG ATGTAGCGGGTCAAGACATTGAAGAG ATTTGTAGAGAGTTTGTAAACAGAAACGTGTACTGCACAAGGGAGTCCAACCCTCACTGCGGCACGGATGGCGTCACGTACGGAAACAAGTGTGCCTTCTGCAAGGCAGTGCT GAGAAGTGGAGGGAAAATAAGATTGAAGCACGTGGGGAAATGCTGA